From Leopardus geoffroyi isolate Oge1 chromosome B4, O.geoffroyi_Oge1_pat1.0, whole genome shotgun sequence, a single genomic window includes:
- the LOC123590345 gene encoding LOW QUALITY PROTEIN: sorting nexin-7-like (The sequence of the model RefSeq protein was modified relative to this genomic sequence to represent the inferred CDS: inserted 2 bases in 2 codons), with product MDMNSFSPMMPASPLSMINQVKFEDEPDLKDLFITVDEPKSHVTIIEPFITYRITTKTSRGEFNSSEFEVRRRYQDFLWLKGKLEDAHPTLIIPPLPEKFIMKGMVGRFNDDFIETRRKALRKFLNRIADHPTLTFNEDFKVFLTAPAWEISSHKKQGPGLLSRMGQTVRAVAXAMRGVKSRPEEFTEMKNFVEVFSQKINLIDKISQRTYKEERECSDEMKEYGPIHILWSASEEDLVDTLKGIASCIDKCCKATGKRMSGLSEALLPVVHEYVLYSEMLMGVMKRRDQIQAELDPKXEALTYKKADTDLLTEEIGKLEDKVECANNALKAHWERWRHNMQDDIKSAFTDTAEENIQYYEQCLATRESFLASQTDLHLEETSEDKPESH from the exons ATGGACATGAATTCCTTCAGCCCTATGATGCCAGCGTCTCCTCTATCAATGATAAACCAAGTCAAGTTTGAAGATGAGCCAGATTTGAAAGATCTTTTCATTACAGTTGATGAACCCAAAAGCCACGTTACCATAATTGAACCTTTTATTACTTACAGGATTACTACTAAGACATCTCGTGGGGAATTTAACTCCAGCGAATTTGAAGTTAGGAGACGTTATCAAGATTTcctttg gTTGAAAGGAAAACTTGAGGACGCACATCCCACTCTGATTATTCCACCATTGCCTGAGAAGTTTATCATGAAAGGTATGGTGGGGCGCTTTAACGATGACTTCATTGAAACACGGAGGAAGGCGCTACGTAAGTTCCTGAACCGAATTGCTGATCACCCAACTCTAACATTTAATGAAGACTTCAAAGTATTTCTTACTGCACCAGCTTGGGAGATCTCTTCTCACAAGAAGCAAGGGCCTGGGTTACTCAGCAGGATGGGGCAGACAGTCAGAGCTGTTG CTGCAATGAGAGGAGTAAAAAGCCGCCCAGAAGAGTTCACGGAAATGAAAAACTTTGTTGAAGTTTTTagccagaaaataaatttgatagaCAAAATATCTCAGAGAACTTacaaggaagaaagggaatgttctgatgaaatgaaagaatatggcCCAATTCATATTCTGTGGTCAGCGTCAGAAGAAGATCTGGTTGATACTCTAAAAGGGATTGCCAGCTGCATTGACAAATGCTGTAAGGCCACTGGAAAACGGATGTCTGGACTCTCAGAGGCCCTGCTTCCTGTAGTACATGAGTATGTACTTTATAGTGAAATGTTAATGGGTGTTATGAAAAGGAGAGACCAAATACAAGCAGAACTGGATCCAA AGGAAGCTTTGACCTATAAAAAGGCAGACACTGATCTGCTTACAGAAGAGATTGGAAAACTTGAAGATAAAGTGGAATGCGCTAATAACGCCCTGAAAGCACACTGGGAAAGATGGAGACATAATATGCAAGATGATATCAAGTCAGCATTTACAGATACGGCTGAGGAGAATATCCAGTATTATGAACAGTGCCTTGCTACACGGGAATCCTTCCTTGCATCACAGACTGACCTCCACTTGGAAGAAACCTCTGAAGATAAACCTGAATCCCACTGA